The Vallitalea okinawensis genome contains the following window.
ATACCAGTTTTCCAATTATGGGGCATCAGTTGAACATTGTAAAGATCACAAAGCTCTCCTATTCTTATCAATTCTGTTATACCTCCACAACGATTATAATCAGATTGAACAACGGATATACCAGCGTCTTTTATCCATTGTAAAGCTTCAAATCTTGTGGTTGACATTTCTGCACCACAAAGTCTTGTTTGAATAGACCTTGCAAGTTTTTTATGACCTTCTAAATCATCATGTTGCAAACATGCTTCAGCAAAATAAAGATCAATATCTTCTAGTTGTCTTAAAGTCCATCTTGCATCTTGCCAATCTGTCCATCTATAAAGAAAATCAACCATCATATCTGTTTCAAAACCGATTATATCTCTTAACTTCCTAAGGTAATCTACAACCTCTTTATCTGAAACCTTTTTATTGGGCATAACGCATACTTTAAGAGCCTTACATCTTCTCTCTTTTGCTTTCTCTAAAATTGGGACATATGCTTTTATAATTTCGTCTAAAGGGGCATCAGCCTCTACAGAAGGATATAAAGTAAAATAGGGGGTTACTTTAACTTTTTGAGCACCACCCATTAGCTTATAGGCAGGTAACCCTAATTGTTTTCCAGCTAAATCATATAAGGCCATATCAATACCGGATATAGCAAATAGACCTAATCCCCTCATCCCTATCCATCTAGAAGAATCGTACATTTCGTCCCAAATTGCTCTAAATTCTATTGGATCTTTCCCAATAACTAGATTACTAATATTTTTTAGCCATTTATGCTCATCTTCTATTTCAGAAAAGGCTTTCATACATTCTGGGGGGCCATCCGCTTCGCCAAGGCCATAACGCCCTTCACTGTCTGTTACTTTGACAATAACCGTGCATTCACTCCAGTTTGTAGCCGCAACCTTAACCGGGATAAAGTCAACACTTACTATTTCTCTACTCATACTTCACCTCTATTAAAGTTCATGGATTGCGTACGCAATCCATGACTACTTAATTTTAACTCACTATACTAAACTCTTTTGTCTTCCTTCGCCATTTTAATAAAGGAGATTGCTGTGATGATAACAATGACAGACACTGGTAACGCAGCAACAATAGAAGCTGTCTGGAGTACACTTAATGGACTACCCATTAACATAAATCCAATTGGAACTAATGCTAAGCTGAATGCCCATAAAAGTCGTAACCATCTTTGTGGGTCTTCATTTTGCTTCAATTCATATTGTGATACAGCCGCTAATACATAGGATGCTGAATCAAAAGTTGTAGCCATAAAAACGATAGAGATTACTGCAATTATAAGAATAACAAATGTACTTCCAGGTAAATTCTCAAAGATTTGAATAACCGTTTCAGGTCCACCTAACTCAGCAAGAGAAGCTACAACATCCATCTCACCTTTTAACTGTAGGTCTAACCCATAGTTACCTAATACGGAGAAGAACATAACACAACCAGCTGTTCCGAATCCGATAGCTCCCAGTAACATATTTTTGATGGTTCTGCCTTTAGAAATCTTAGCTATAAACATACCCATAAAAGGCGCATATGCACCCCACCAAGCCCAATAGAAAACTGTCCACCATTGTGGGAACATGGATTCACCAGCAGGGTCTAGCCACGTCATCATTTGAGGGAATTGTTGCATAACTCTACCAACAGCAGTTGATCCCATATTTAACATGAAAACTGTATTTCCAGCAACAAATACAAAAATAACTAAAACAAACGTCAACCAAACATTGATGTCGCTAAGCACTTTGATACCTTTCTTAAGTCCTAAGAATGCACTTGTTGCAAATATACCAGTAATAATTGCAATAATCAAAAGTTCAAATGGTAGCGTTACTTCTATACCTAATACTCTTGCTAGTCCTGACGTGGCGAGAGGTGCTCCTATTCCTAGGCTTGTTGCAGTTGCTCCTAATAAACCAAACATAAAAGCTATATCAATTATCTTTCCTAATATACCATCTACACTATTGCCAAGTACCGCTCTACAAGCTTCACTAATTTTCAATACAGGTGTCTTTCTAACATAATAAAGATAACCTACAGCACATGCTGCAACTGAGTAAATTGCCCATGCAGCTGGTCCCCAGTGGAAAATACCATAAGCTGCTGCTGTTTCAGCTGCTTGCCAAGAGCCCACTTCCGCACCTAGTGGTGGTGTTTGATAATAGTAAACCCATTCAATGGCTCCCCAATAGATAACACCAGCACCAATACCAGCGCAAAACAACATAGCTGCCCAACTAAAAGTCTTAAACTCTGGTTTATCATCTTGATCGCCAAGTTTTATTTTTCCGTATTTAGAAAATGCAATAAATCCAACAAAAATAAAAGCAAAAATCCCATACCAAGAATATAAGAAACCTAACTTGGTTATTAGAAATGTTTGAATAATACTAATAGCTTTTTCACTGCCCTCTGGATTGATAATAATTGGTAAACTAACTAATAAAAGAACTAAATAAGCTGGTATAAAAACTTTTTTATCAACTTTATTCATGAATACCCCTCCGTAATTTAAACTTGAGATAATGAAATTATCTTACCTATACTCATATTTCATAAGTGTAATTTTCTCAACTGCTTCCCAGTCCATTCTTACCCCTAATCCTGGACCCTCTGGTGCGTGAACATATCCTTCTTTATCCGTTCGAATAACATCGATTGAACCAATTTCAAATCTTTCGTAGGGATAAGCTTGTTCAAAATAAGTGCAGTTGTTACAAGATAACATAACATGCAAATTAGCTGCTTGTGTTAAAGTCATACCCCAAGATTGTACTTCAACACGCATATTATTGGCTTGCCCTAATGCGATGATTTTTCTCATAGGCGTAATGCCACCGACAACAGTTGCATCTGCACGAATGTCACTCCAACATTTCATATTAATACATTGTTGTATTTGAGGTAAAGAAATAATGGAATTTCCACCGCATGAAATAGGTATTTCTGTCTTAGCCACTAAATCTCTATACCCTTCAAAATCTGTGTCTGGTAATGGCGCTTCAAACCAAACCCAATCATATTCTTCAAGTAACCTAGCCATTTTATAAGATTCTTCTCTATTATATTGACGATCAGTATCCAACATAAAACGTATACCGCTATCTTTAAAGTGTTCTTGCACAGCTTTAACAAGTTCCACATCTTTTTCGTAGGAGCAATAACAATGTAACTTTATTGCTTTGAATCCATGCTCGATACAGTCTTCAATATAATCGTAATACTCATTTAAATCGTAAAATGTTGGCGTACTAGCATAGGATAATATTTTTTCTCGATATGCACCTAAGAATTGATAAAGAGGCATTTTTGCATATTTAGCTGCTAAGTCCCATAGAGCAATATCTATAATGGATACTGCTAATGAAGGCAACCAGTTAGGACGACTCATCATCCAATCCCAAATTCTTTCTCGATCTAAAGCAGACTGGCCTATCAACTCAGGTAAAATAGGTCTAACTGCTTCTGCAATTGTCTTATCAAAGTCATTTTCTGTATAAGCAATTGTAGCTCCTAAACCTTCATAGCCATCTTTTGTCGTTATTCTGCATATAATATTTGTGGTGTAGATTTCCCCCATATAATCTGCCCATCTTAGTCTTTCAGCATCATAGTCACCTGTCACATAAATCTGAATCTTCTCGATTTCTAAAGGTTTCATGACAACCTCCTCCTCATTGATTGATAACATATTGGTTGGAGATATATCACTGATATATCAGTAATATATTAATATTATATAATAAAATTTTAAGGTTTACAAGTTTTTTGTCAAAATTTTATGAAACGTGGTTGTAAATATGCACCCTTATGGAATATTATATAAAATCTATGACTATTCAATTCACTTTTTGTATAATTAAAATATAAAACAAAATAAAAGAAAAGTGACAAGTGACATGCCACACACAGTACTTTCATATACTAAAAAAACACATGAACAATTTCATGTGTTTTGCAATCTATTAAAATTACTTTTATGGTTTAAAAATAAAATTTCTCGCTTTCTCCATATATAATTTTTCAACACAATCTAACAAGTAATCTGAGCATTCTGCAGCTTTATCTTCATTTCCATTTGCTACTGCTTTCATCAAATCAATATGGGCATAATTGATTTTGTTAACCATTTCTGGTTGTACTTTATATTGTGTATAATATAATCTTCTAGCTGATGCGTGTAAAGGCGCTAAAGCACTTGTGGCATAAGAATTCTTTGAGGCTTTTGCAATTAATGTATTGAATTGATCATCAACATCTACCGCTTTTTCACTATCCTTTCGTATCGTTGCTTCTTCATAATCTTTAGCTAATGTACGTAACTTC
Protein-coding sequences here:
- a CDS encoding mandelate racemase/muconate lactonizing enzyme family protein — its product is MSREIVSVDFIPVKVAATNWSECTVIVKVTDSEGRYGLGEADGPPECMKAFSEIEDEHKWLKNISNLVIGKDPIEFRAIWDEMYDSSRWIGMRGLGLFAISGIDMALYDLAGKQLGLPAYKLMGGAQKVKVTPYFTLYPSVEADAPLDEIIKAYVPILEKAKERRCKALKVCVMPNKKVSDKEVVDYLRKLRDIIGFETDMMVDFLYRWTDWQDARWTLRQLEDIDLYFAEACLQHDDLEGHKKLARSIQTRLCGAEMSTTRFEALQWIKDAGISVVQSDYNRCGGITELIRIGELCDLYNVQLMPHNWKTGITGAACRHFAISNRNSKYVEYLHSDFWSGKLMKLVTNEPPIIDGSIEINNDPGYGIDINREFFYELTDRDFDEIGRK
- a CDS encoding BCCT family transporter — its product is MNKVDKKVFIPAYLVLLLVSLPIIINPEGSEKAISIIQTFLITKLGFLYSWYGIFAFIFVGFIAFSKYGKIKLGDQDDKPEFKTFSWAAMLFCAGIGAGVIYWGAIEWVYYYQTPPLGAEVGSWQAAETAAAYGIFHWGPAAWAIYSVAACAVGYLYYVRKTPVLKISEACRAVLGNSVDGILGKIIDIAFMFGLLGATATSLGIGAPLATSGLARVLGIEVTLPFELLIIAIITGIFATSAFLGLKKGIKVLSDINVWLTFVLVIFVFVAGNTVFMLNMGSTAVGRVMQQFPQMMTWLDPAGESMFPQWWTVFYWAWWGAYAPFMGMFIAKISKGRTIKNMLLGAIGFGTAGCVMFFSVLGNYGLDLQLKGEMDVVASLAELGGPETVIQIFENLPGSTFVILIIAVISIVFMATTFDSASYVLAAVSQYELKQNEDPQRWLRLLWAFSLALVPIGFMLMGSPLSVLQTASIVAALPVSVIVIITAISFIKMAKEDKRV
- a CDS encoding mandelate racemase/muconate lactonizing enzyme family protein, producing MKPLEIEKIQIYVTGDYDAERLRWADYMGEIYTTNIICRITTKDGYEGLGATIAYTENDFDKTIAEAVRPILPELIGQSALDRERIWDWMMSRPNWLPSLAVSIIDIALWDLAAKYAKMPLYQFLGAYREKILSYASTPTFYDLNEYYDYIEDCIEHGFKAIKLHCYCSYEKDVELVKAVQEHFKDSGIRFMLDTDRQYNREESYKMARLLEEYDWVWFEAPLPDTDFEGYRDLVAKTEIPISCGGNSIISLPQIQQCINMKCWSDIRADATVVGGITPMRKIIALGQANNMRVEVQSWGMTLTQAANLHVMLSCNNCTYFEQAYPYERFEIGSIDVIRTDKEGYVHAPEGPGLGVRMDWEAVEKITLMKYEYR
- a CDS encoding GntR family transcriptional regulator — translated: MVRKDKQSGAGGSETLADRAYKILENQIVKLDIEPGSVWSEKELSELAGIGRMPVREAIKKLETAHLVTIMPRRGIIINEIRIEDMLLQMEVRRLLENLIARRASRYATEEQRAKLRTLAKDYEEATIRKDSEKAVDVDDQFNTLIAKASKNSYATSALAPLHASARRLYYTQYKVQPEMVNKINYAHIDLMKAVANGNEDKAAECSDYLLDCVEKLYMEKARNFIFKP